Proteins encoded together in one Staphylococcus aureus window:
- the rplJ gene encoding 50S ribosomal protein L10: protein MSAIIEAKKQLVDEIAEVLSNSVSTVIVDYRGLTVAEVTDLRSQLREAGVEYKVYKNTMVRRAAEKAGIEGLDEFLTGPTAIATSSEDAVAAAKVISGFAKDHEALEIKSGVMEGNVITAEEVKTVGSLPSHDGLVSMLLSVLQAPVRNFAYAVKAIGEQKEENAE, encoded by the coding sequence AAGCTAAAAAACAACTAGTTGATGAAATTGCTGAGGTACTATCAAATTCAGTTTCAACAGTAATCGTTGACTACCGTGGATTAACAGTAGCTGAAGTTACTGACTTACGTTCACAATTACGTGAAGCTGGTGTTGAGTATAAAGTATACAAAAACACTATGGTACGTCGTGCAGCTGAAAAAGCTGGTATCGAAGGCTTAGATGAATTCTTAACAGGTCCTACTGCTATTGCAACTTCAAGTGAAGATGCTGTAGCTGCAGCGAAAGTAATTTCTGGATTTGCTAAAGATCATGAAGCATTAGAAATTAAATCAGGCGTTATGGAAGGCAATGTTATTACAGCAGAAGAAGTTAAAACTGTTGGTTCATTACCTTCACACGATGGTCTTGTATCTATGCTTTTATCAGTATTACAAGCTCCTGTACGCAACTTCGCTTATGCGGTTAAAGCTATTGGAGAACAAAAAGAAGAAAACGCTGAATAA
- the rplL gene encoding 50S ribosomal protein L7/L12 produces the protein MANHEQIIEAIKEMSVLELNDLVKAIEEEFGVTAAAPVAVAGAAGGADAAAEKTEFDVELTSAGSSKIKVVKAVKEATGLGLKDAKELVDGAPKVIKEALPKEEAEKLKEQLEEVGATVELK, from the coding sequence ATGGCTAATCATGAACAAATCATTGAAGCGATTAAAGAAATGTCAGTATTAGAATTAAACGACTTAGTAAAAGCAATTGAAGAAGAATTTGGTGTAACTGCAGCTGCTCCAGTAGCAGTAGCAGGTGCAGCTGGTGGCGCTGACGCTGCAGCAGAAAAAACTGAATTTGACGTTGAGTTAACTTCAGCTGGTTCATCTAAAATCAAAGTTGTTAAAGCTGTTAAAGAAGCAACTGGTTTAGGATTAAAAGATGCTAAAGAATTAGTAGACGGAGCTCCTAAAGTAATCAAAGAAGCTTTACCTAAAGAAGAAGCTGAAAAACTTAAAGAACAATTAGAAGAAGTTGGAGCTACTGTAGAATTAAAATAA
- a CDS encoding class I SAM-dependent methyltransferase has protein sequence MSHYYDEDPSVISNEQRIQYQLNHHKIDLITDNGVFSKDKVDYGSDVLVQTFLKAHPPGPSKRIADVGCGYGPIGLMIAKVSPHHSITMLDVNHRALALVEKNKKLNGIDNVIVKESDALSAVEDKSFDFILTNPPIRAGKETVHRIFEQALHRLDSNGELFVVIQKKQGMPSAKKRMNELFGNVEVVNKDKGYYILRSIKA, from the coding sequence ATGAGTCATTATTACGATGAAGATCCAAGTGTAATTAGCAATGAACAACGTATTCAATATCAATTAAACCATCATAAAATTGATTTAATAACTGATAACGGAGTGTTTTCGAAAGATAAAGTAGATTATGGTTCAGATGTTCTTGTTCAAACTTTTTTAAAAGCGCATCCACCTGGTCCAAGTAAGCGAATTGCCGATGTTGGTTGTGGTTACGGACCAATTGGTTTGATGATTGCTAAAGTATCACCACATCATTCAATTACAATGCTAGATGTTAATCACAGAGCGCTAGCCTTAGTTGAAAAAAACAAAAAATTAAATGGTATTGATAATGTGATCGTAAAGGAAAGTGATGCTTTGTCTGCTGTGGAAGACAAAAGTTTTGATTTTATTTTAACCAATCCACCAATAAGAGCAGGGAAAGAAACCGTGCATCGTATATTCGAGCAAGCATTACATAGATTAGACTCGAACGGTGAACTATTCGTTGTAATTCAGAAGAAGCAAGGTATGCCATCTGCAAAGAAAAGAATGAATGAACTTTTTGGAAATGTAGAAGTGGTAAATAAAGATAAAGGATATTACATTCTGAGAAGTATAAAAGCTTGA
- the rpoB gene encoding DNA-directed RNA polymerase subunit beta, protein MAGQVVQYGRHRKRRNYARISEVLELPNLIEIQTKSYEWFLREGLIEMFRDISPIEDFTGNLSLEFVDYRLGEPKYDLEESKNRDATYAAPLRVKVRLIIKETGEVKEQEVFMGDFPLMTDTGTFVINGAERVIVSQLVRSPSVYFNEKIDKNGRENYDATIIPNRGAWLEYETDAKDVVYVRIDRTRKLPLTVLLRALGFSSDQEIVDLLGDNEYLRNTLEKDGTENTEQALLEIYERLRPGEPPTVENAKSLLYSRFFDPKRYDLASVGRYKTNKKLHLKHRLFNQKLAEPIVNTETGEIVVEEGTVLDRRKIDEIMDVLESNANSEVFELHGSVIDEPVEIQSIKVYVPNDDEGRTTTVIGNAFPDSEVKCITPADIIASMSYFFNLLSGIGYTDDIDHLGNRRLRSVGELLQNQFRIGLSRMERVVRERMSIQDTESITPQQLINIRPVIASIKEFFGSSQLSQFMDQANPLAELTHKRRLSALGPGGLTRERAQMEVRDVHYSHYGRMCPIETPEGPNIGLINSLSSYARVNEFGFIETPYRKVDLDTHAITDQIDYLTADEEDSYVVAQANSKLDENGRFMDDEVVCRFRGNNTVMAKEKMDYMDVSPKQVVSAATACIPFLENDDSNRALMGANMQRQAVPLMNPEAPFVGTGMEHVAARDSGAAITAKHRGRVEHVESNEILVRRLVEENGVEHEGELDRYPLAKFKRSNSGTCYNQRPIVAVGDVVEYNEILADGPSMELGEMALGRNVVVGFMTWDGYNYEDAVIMSERLVKDDVYTSIHIEEYESEARDTKLGPEEITRDIPNVSESALKNLDDRGIVYIGAEVKDGDILVGKVTPKGVTELTAEERLLHAIFGEKAREVRDTSLRVPHGAGGIVLDVKVFNREEGDDTLSPGVNQLVRVYIVQKRKIHVGDKMCGRHGNKGVISKIVPEEDMPYLPDGRPIDIMLNPLGVPSRMNIGQVLELHLGMAAKNLGIHVASPVFDGANDDDVWSTIEEAGMARDGKTVLYDGRTGEPFDNRISVGVMYMLKLAHMVDDKLHARSTGPYSLVTQQPLGGKAQFGGQRFGEMEVWALEAYGAAYTLQEILTYKSDDTVGRVKTYEAIVKGENISRPSVPESFRVLMKELQSLGLDVKVMDEQDNEIEMTDVDDDDVVERKVDLQQNDAPETQKEVTD, encoded by the coding sequence TTGGCAGGTCAAGTTGTCCAATATGGAAGACATCGTAAACGTAGAAACTACGCGAGAATTTCAGAAGTATTAGAATTACCAAACTTAATAGAAATTCAAACTAAATCTTACGAGTGGTTCCTAAGAGAAGGTTTAATCGAAATGTTTAGAGACATTTCTCCAATTGAAGATTTTACTGGTAATTTGTCATTAGAGTTTGTGGATTACCGTTTAGGAGAACCAAAATATGATTTAGAAGAATCTAAAAACCGTGACGCTACTTATGCTGCACCTCTTCGTGTAAAAGTGCGTCTAATCATTAAAGAAACAGGAGAAGTTAAAGAACAAGAAGTCTTTATGGGTGATTTCCCATTAATGACTGATACAGGTACGTTCGTTATCAATGGTGCAGAACGTGTAATCGTATCTCAATTAGTTCGTTCACCATCCGTTTATTTCAATGAAAAAATCGACAAAAATGGTCGTGAAAACTATGATGCAACAATTATTCCAAACCGTGGTGCATGGTTAGAATATGAAACAGATGCTAAAGATGTTGTATACGTACGTATTGATAGAACACGTAAACTACCATTAACAGTATTGTTACGTGCATTAGGTTTCTCAAGCGACCAAGAAATTGTTGACCTTTTAGGTGACAATGAATATTTACGTAATACTTTAGAGAAAGACGGCACTGAAAACACTGAACAAGCGTTATTAGAAATCTATGAACGTTTACGTCCAGGTGAACCACCAACTGTTGAAAATGCTAAAAGTCTATTGTATTCACGTTTCTTTGATCCAAAACGCTATGACTTAGCAAGCGTGGGTCGTTATAAAACAAACAAAAAATTACATTTAAAACATCGTTTATTTAATCAAAAATTAGCTGAGCCAATTGTAAATACTGAAACTGGTGAAATTGTAGTTGAAGAAGGTACAGTGCTTGATCGTCGTAAAATCGACGAAATCATGGATGTACTTGAATCAAATGCAAACAGCGAAGTGTTTGAATTGCATGGTAGCGTTATAGACGAGCCAGTAGAAATTCAATCAATTAAAGTATATGTTCCTAACGATGATGAAGGTCGTACGACAACTGTAATTGGTAATGCTTTCCCTGACTCAGAAGTTAAATGCATTACACCAGCAGATATCATTGCTTCAATGAGTTACTTCTTTAACTTATTAAGCGGTATTGGATATACAGATGATATTGACCATTTAGGTAACCGTCGTTTACGTTCTGTAGGTGAATTACTACAAAACCAATTCCGTATCGGTTTATCAAGAATGGAAAGAGTTGTACGTGAAAGAATGTCAATTCAAGATACTGAGTCTATCACACCTCAACAATTAATTAATATTCGACCTGTTATTGCATCTATTAAAGAATTCTTTGGTAGCTCTCAATTATCACAATTCATGGACCAAGCAAACCCATTAGCTGAGTTAACGCATAAACGTCGTCTATCAGCATTAGGACCTGGTGGTTTAACACGTGAACGTGCTCAAATGGAAGTACGTGACGTTCACTACTCTCACTATGGCCGTATGTGTCCAATTGAAACACCTGAGGGGCCAAACATTGGATTGATTAACTCATTATCAAGTTATGCACGTGTAAATGAATTCGGCTTTATTGAAACACCATATCGTAAAGTTGATTTAGATACACATGCTATCACTGATCAAATTGACTATTTAACAGCTGACGAAGAAGATAGCTATGTTGTAGCACAAGCAAACTCTAAATTAGATGAAAATGGTCGTTTCATGGATGATGAAGTTGTATGTCGTTTCCGTGGTAACAATACAGTTATGGCTAAAGAAAAAATGGATTATATGGATGTATCGCCGAAGCAAGTTGTTTCAGCAGCGACAGCATGTATTCCATTCTTAGAAAATGATGACTCAAACCGTGCATTGATGGGTGCGAACATGCAACGTCAAGCAGTGCCTTTGATGAATCCAGAAGCACCATTTGTTGGTACAGGTATGGAACACGTTGCAGCACGTGATTCTGGTGCGGCTATTACAGCTAAGCACAGAGGTCGTGTTGAACATGTTGAATCTAATGAAATTCTTGTTCGTCGTCTAGTTGAAGAGAACGGCGTTGAGCATGAAGGTGAATTAGATCGCTATCCATTAGCTAAATTTAAACGTTCAAACTCAGGTACATGTTACAACCAACGTCCAATCGTTGCAGTTGGAGATGTTGTTGAGTATAACGAGATTTTAGCAGATGGACCATCTATGGAATTAGGAGAAATGGCATTAGGTAGAAACGTAGTAGTTGGTTTCATGACTTGGGACGGTTACAACTATGAGGATGCCGTTATCATGAGTGAAAGACTTGTGAAAGATGACGTGTATACTTCTATTCATATTGAAGAGTATGAATCAGAAGCACGTGATACTAAGTTAGGACCTGAAGAAATCACAAGAGATATTCCTAATGTTTCTGAAAGTGCACTTAAGAACTTAGACGATCGTGGTATCGTTTATATTGGTGCAGAAGTAAAAGATGGAGATATTTTAGTTGGTAAAGTAACGCCTAAAGGTGTAACTGAGTTAACTGCCGAAGAAAGATTGTTACATGCAATCTTTGGTGAAAAAGCACGTGAAGTTAGAGATACTTCATTACGTGTACCTCACGGCGCTGGCGGTATCGTTCTTGATGTAAAAGTATTCAATCGTGAAGAAGGCGACGATACATTATCACCTGGTGTAAACCAATTAGTACGTGTATATATCGTTCAAAAACGTAAAATTCATGTTGGTGATAAGATGTGTGGTCGACATGGTAACAAAGGTGTCATTTCTAAGATTGTTCCTGAAGAAGATATGCCTTACTTACCAGATGGACGTCCGATCGATATCATGTTAAATCCTCTTGGTGTACCATCTCGTATGAACATCGGACAAGTATTAGAGCTACACTTAGGTATGGCTGCTAAAAATCTTGGTATTCACGTTGCATCACCAGTATTTGACGGTGCAAACGATGACGATGTATGGTCAACAATTGAAGAAGCTGGTATGGCTCGTGATGGTAAAACTGTACTTTATGATGGACGTACAGGTGAACCATTCGATAACCGTATTTCAGTAGGTGTAATGTACATGTTGAAACTTGCGCACATGGTTGATGATAAATTACATGCGCGTTCAACAGGACCATATTCACTTGTTACACAACAACCACTTGGCGGTAAAGCGCAATTCGGTGGACAACGTTTTGGTGAGATGGAGGTATGGGCACTTGAAGCATATGGTGCTGCATACACATTACAAGAAATCTTAACTTACAAATCCGATGATACAGTAGGACGTGTGAAAACATACGAGGCTATTGTTAAAGGTGAAAACATCTCTAGACCAAGTGTTCCAGAATCATTCCGAGTATTGATGAAAGAATTACAAAGTTTAGGTTTAGATGTAAAAGTTATGGATGAGCAAGATAATGAAATCGAAATGACAGACGTTGATGACGATGATGTTGTAGAACGCAAAGTAGATTTACAACAAAATGATGCTCCTGAAACACAAAAAGAAGTTACTGATTAA
- the rpoC gene encoding DNA-directed RNA polymerase subunit beta' — translation MKIGLASPEKIRSWSFGEVKKPETINYRTLKPEKDGLFCERIFGPTKDWECSCGKYKRVRYKGMVCDRCGVEVTKSKVRRERMGHIELAAPVSHIWYFKGIPSRMGLLLDMSPRALEEVIYFASYVVVDPGPTGLEKKTLLSEAEFRDYYDKYPGQFVAKMGAEGIKDLLEEIDLDEELKLLRDELESATGQRLTRAIKRLEVVESFRNSGNKPSWMILDVLPIIPPEIRPMVQLDGGRFATSDLNDLYRRVINRNNRLKRLLDLGAPGIIVQNEKRMLQEAVDALIDNGRRGRPVTGPGNRPLKSLSHMLKGKQGRFRQNLLGKRVDYSGRSVIAVGPSLKMYQCGLPKEMALELFKPFVMKELVQREIATNIKNAKSKIERMDDEVWDVLEEVIREHPVLLNRAPTLHRLGIQAFEPTLVEGRAIRLHPLVTTAYNADFDGDQMAVHVPLSKEAQAEARMLMLAAQNILNPKDGKPVVTPSQDMVLGNYYLTLERKDAVNTGAIFNNTNEVLKAYANGFVHLHTRIGVHASSFNNPTFTEEQNKKILATSVGKIIFNEIIPDSFAYINEPTQENLERKTPNRYFIDPTTLGEGGLKEYFENEELIEPFNKKFLGNIIAEVFNRFSITDTSMMLDRMKDLGFKFSSKAGITVGVADIVVLPDKQQILDEHEKLVDRITKQFNRGLITEEERYNAVVEIWTDAKDQIQGELMQSLDKTNPIFMMSDSGARGNASNFTQLAGMRGLMAAPSGKIIELPITSSFREGLTVLEYFISTHGARKGLADTALKTADSGYLTRRLVDVAQDVIVREEDCGTDRGLLVSDIKEGTEMIEPFIERIEGRYSKETIRHPETDEIIIRPDELITPEIAKKITDAGIEQMYIRSAFTCNARHGVCEKCYGKNLATGEKVEVGEAVGTIAAQSIGEPGTQLTMRTFHTGGVAGSDITQGLPRIQEIFEARNPKGQAVITEIEGVVEDIKLAKDRQQEIVVKGANETRSYLASGTSRIIVEIGQPVQRGEVLTEGSIEPKNYLSVAGLNATESYLLKEVQKVYRMQGVEIDDKHVEVMVRQMLRKVRIIEAGDTKLLPGSLVDIHNFTDANREAFKHRKRPATAKPVLLGITKASLETESFLSAASFQETTRVLTDAAIKGKRDDLLGLKENVIIGKLIPAGTGMRRYSDVKYEKTAKPVAEVESQTEVTE, via the coding sequence ATGAAAATAGGATTGGCTTCACCTGAAAAAATCCGTTCTTGGTCTTTTGGTGAAGTTAAAAAACCTGAAACAATCAACTACCGTACATTAAAACCTGAAAAAGATGGTCTATTCTGTGAAAGAATTTTCGGACCTACAAAAGACTGGGAATGTAGTTGTGGTAAATACAAACGTGTTCGCTACAAAGGCATGGTCTGTGACAGATGTGGAGTTGAAGTAACTAAATCTAAAGTACGTCGTGAAAGAATGGGTCACATTGAACTTGCTGCTCCAGTTTCTCACATTTGGTATTTCAAAGGTATACCAAGTCGTATGGGATTATTACTTGACATGTCACCAAGAGCATTAGAAGAAGTTATTTACTTTGCTTCTTATGTTGTTGTAGATCCAGGTCCAACTGGTTTAGAAAAGAAAACTTTATTATCTGAAGCTGAATTCAGAGATTATTATGATAAATACCCAGGTCAATTCGTTGCAAAAATGGGTGCAGAAGGTATTAAAGATTTACTTGAAGAGATTGATCTTGACGAAGAACTTAAATTGTTACGCGATGAGTTGGAATCAGCTACTGGTCAAAGACTTACTCGTGCAATTAAACGTTTAGAAGTTGTTGAATCATTCCGTAATTCAGGTAACAAACCTTCATGGATGATTTTAGATGTACTTCCAATCATCCCACCAGAAATTCGTCCAATGGTTCAATTAGATGGTGGACGATTTGCAACAAGTGACTTAAACGACTTATACCGTCGTGTAATTAATCGAAATAATCGTTTGAAACGTTTATTAGATTTAGGTGCACCTGGTATCATCGTTCAAAACGAAAAACGTATGTTACAAGAAGCCGTTGACGCTTTAATTGATAATGGTCGTCGTGGTCGTCCAGTTACTGGCCCAGGTAACCGTCCATTAAAATCTTTATCTCATATGTTAAAAGGTAAACAAGGTCGTTTCCGTCAAAACTTACTTGGTAAACGTGTTGACTATTCAGGACGTTCAGTTATTGCAGTAGGTCCAAGCTTGAAAATGTACCAATGTGGTTTACCAAAAGAAATGGCACTTGAACTATTTAAACCATTCGTAATGAAAGAATTAGTTCAACGTGAAATTGCAACTAACATTAAAAATGCGAAGAGTAAAATCGAACGTATGGATGATGAAGTTTGGGACGTATTGGAAGAAGTAATTAGAGAACATCCTGTATTACTTAACCGTGCACCAACACTTCATAGACTTGGTATTCAAGCATTTGAACCAACTTTAGTTGAAGGTCGTGCGATTCGTCTACATCCACTTGTAACAACAGCTTATAACGCTGACTTTGACGGTGACCAAATGGCGGTTCACGTTCCTTTATCAAAAGAGGCACAAGCTGAAGCAAGAATGTTGATGTTAGCAGCACAAAACATCTTGAACCCTAAAGATGGTAAACCTGTAGTTACACCATCACAAGATATGGTACTTGGTAACTATTACCTTACTTTAGAAAGAAAAGATGCAGTAAATACAGGCGCAATCTTTAATAATACAAATGAAGTATTAAAAGCATATGCAAATGGCTTTGTACATTTACACACTAGAATTGGTGTACATGCAAGTTCGTTCAATAATCCAACATTTACTGAAGAACAAAACAAAAAGATTCTTGCTACGTCAGTAGGTAAAATTATATTCAATGAAATCATTCCAGATTCATTTGCTTATATTAATGAACCTACGCAAGAAAACTTAGAAAGAAAGACACCAAACAGATATTTCATCGATCCTACAACTTTAGGTGAAGGTGGATTAAAAGAATACTTTGAAAATGAAGAATTAATTGAACCTTTCAACAAAAAATTCTTAGGTAATATTATTGCAGAAGTATTCAACAGATTTAGCATCACTGATACATCAATGATGTTAGACCGTATGAAAGACTTAGGATTCAAATTCTCATCTAAAGCTGGTATTACAGTAGGTGTTGCTGATATCGTAGTATTACCTGATAAGCAACAAATACTTGATGAGCATGAAAAATTAGTCGACAGAATTACAAAACAATTCAACCGTGGTTTAATCACTGAAGAAGAAAGATATAATGCAGTTGTTGAAATTTGGACAGATGCAAAAGATCAAATTCAAGGTGAATTGATGCAATCACTTGATAAAACTAACCCAATCTTCATGATGAGTGATTCAGGTGCCCGTGGTAACGCATCTAACTTTACACAGTTAGCAGGTATGCGTGGATTGATGGCCGCACCATCTGGTAAGATTATCGAATTACCAATCACATCTTCATTCCGTGAAGGTTTAACAGTACTTGAATACTTCATCTCAACTCACGGTGCACGTAAAGGTCTTGCCGATACAGCACTTAAAACAGCTGACTCAGGATATCTTACTCGTCGTCTTGTTGACGTGGCACAAGATGTTATTGTTCGTGAAGAAGACTGTGGTACTGATAGAGGTTTATTAGTTTCTGATATTAAAGAAGGTACAGAAATGATTGAACCATTTATCGAACGTATTGAAGGTCGTTATTCTAAAGAAACAATTCGTCATCCTGAAACTGATGAAATAATCATTCGTCCTGATGAATTAATTACACCTGAAATTGCTAAGAAAATTACAGATGCTGGTATTGAACAAATGTATATTCGCTCAGCATTTACTTGTAACGCACGACATGGTGTTTGTGAAAAATGTTACGGTAAAAACCTTGCTACTGGTGAAAAAGTTGAAGTTGGTGAAGCAGTTGGTACAATTGCAGCCCAATCTATCGGTGAACCAGGTACACAGCTTACAATGCGTACATTCCATACAGGTGGGGTAGCAGGTAGCGATATCACACAAGGTCTTCCTCGTATTCAAGAGATTTTCGAAGCACGTAACCCTAAAGGTCAAGCGGTAATTACGGAAATCGAAGGTGTCGTAGAAGATATTAAATTAGCAAAAGATAGACAACAAGAAATTGTTGTTAAAGGTGCTAATGAAACAAGATCATACCTTGCTTCAGGTACTTCAAGAATTATTGTAGAAATCGGTCAACCAGTTCAACGTGGTGAAGTATTAACTGAAGGTTCTATTGAACCTAAGAATTACTTATCTGTTGCTGGATTAAACGCGACTGAAAGCTACTTATTAAAAGAAGTACAAAAAGTTTACCGTATGCAAGGTGTAGAAATCGACGATAAACACGTTGAGGTTATGGTTCGACAAATGTTACGTAAAGTTAGAATTATCGAAGCAGGTGATACGAAGTTATTACCAGGTTCATTAGTTGATATTCATAACTTTACAGATGCAAATAGAGAAGCATTTAAACACCGTAAGCGTCCTGCAACAGCTAAACCAGTATTACTTGGTATTACTAAAGCATCACTTGAAACAGAAAGTTTCTTATCTGCAGCATCATTCCAAGAAACAACAAGAGTTCTTACAGATGCAGCAATTAAAGGTAAGCGTGATGACTTATTAGGTCTTAAAGAAAACGTAATTATTGGTAAGTTAATTCCAGCTGGTACTGGTATGAGACGTTATAGCGACGTAAAATACGAAAAAACAGCTAAACCAGTTGCAGAAGTTGAATCTCAAACTGAAGTAACGGAATAA
- a CDS encoding ribosomal L7Ae/L30e/S12e/Gadd45 family protein — protein MSKEKVARFNKQHFVVGLKETLKALKKDQVTSLIIAEDVEVYLMTRVLSQINQKNIPVSFFKSKHALGKHVGINVNATIVALIK, from the coding sequence TTGTCTAAGGAAAAAGTTGCACGCTTTAACAAACAACATTTTGTAGTTGGTCTTAAAGAAACGCTTAAAGCGTTAAAGAAAGATCAAGTTACATCTTTGATTATTGCTGAAGACGTTGAAGTATATTTAATGACTCGCGTGTTAAGCCAAATCAATCAGAAAAATATACCTGTATCTTTTTTCAAAAGCAAACATGCTTTGGGTAAACATGTAGGTATTAACGTCAATGCGACAATAGTAGCATTGATTAAATGA
- the rpsL gene encoding 30S ribosomal protein S12: MPTINQLVRKPRQSKIKKSDSPALNKGFNSKKKKFTDLNSPQKRGVCTRVGTMTPKKPNSALRKYARVRLSNNIEINAYIPGIGHNLQEHSVVLVRGGRVKDLPGVRYHIVRGALDTSGVDGRRQGRSLYGTKKPKN, encoded by the coding sequence ATGCCAACTATTAACCAATTAGTACGTAAACCAAGACAAAGCAAAATCAAAAAATCAGATTCTCCAGCTTTAAATAAAGGTTTCAACAGTAAAAAGAAAAAATTTACTGACTTAAACTCACCACAAAAACGTGGTGTATGTACTCGTGTAGGTACAATGACACCTAAAAAACCTAACTCAGCGTTACGTAAATATGCACGTGTGCGTTTATCAAACAACATCGAAATTAACGCATACATCCCTGGTATCGGACATAACTTACAAGAACACAGTGTTGTACTTGTACGTGGTGGACGTGTAAAAGACTTACCAGGTGTGCGTTACCATATTGTACGTGGAGCACTTGATACTTCAGGTGTTGACGGACGTAGACAAGGTCGTTCATTATACGGAACTAAGAAACCTAAAAACTAA
- the rpsG gene encoding 30S ribosomal protein S7 gives MPRKGSVPKRDVLPDPIHNSKLVTKLINKIMLDGKRGTAQRILYSAFDLVEQRSGRDALEVFEEAINNIMPVLEVKARRVGGSNYQVPVEVRPERRTTLGLRWLVNYARLRGEKTMEDRLANEILDAANNTGGAVKKREDTHKMAEANKAFAHYRW, from the coding sequence ATGCCTCGTAAAGGATCAGTACCTAAAAGAGACGTATTACCAGATCCAATTCATAACTCTAAGTTAGTAACTAAATTAATTAACAAAATTATGTTAGATGGTAAACGTGGAACAGCACAAAGAATTCTTTATTCAGCATTCGACCTAGTTGAACAACGCAGTGGTCGTGATGCATTAGAAGTATTCGAAGAAGCAATCAACAACATTATGCCAGTATTAGAAGTTAAAGCTCGTCGCGTAGGTGGTTCTAACTATCAAGTACCAGTAGAAGTTCGTCCAGAGCGTCGTACTACTTTAGGTTTACGTTGGTTAGTTAACTATGCACGTCTTCGTGGTGAAAAAACGATGGAAGATCGTTTAGCTAACGAAATTTTAGATGCAGCAAATAATACAGGTGGTGCCGTTAAGAAACGTGAGGACACTCACAAAATGGCTGAAGCAAACAAAGCATTTGCTCACTACCGTTGGTAA